One Kiritimatiellia bacterium DNA window includes the following coding sequences:
- a CDS encoding GDP-mannose 4,6-dehydratase: MPPMETYAGKKTLITGGLGFIGSNLALRLVELGAEVTLVDSMIPSHGGNLFNIEPVRGRVNVNISDVRDAHGLEYLVRGQDFIFNLAGQVSHIESMTDPMTDLEINSRSQLSLLEVARHRNPDVRIVFTGTRQVYGKPEYLPVDEKHPVAFTDVNGVNNFAGESFHRLYHDVYGIRACVLRLTNTYGPRQLIRHSRQGFIAWFIRNLLDGKPIQVFGDGTQVRDLNYVDDVVEALLQVGQNDRCWGQVYNLGAPEHISLWDLAHLMVEVSGARVPIEKVPFPPEKKRIDIGDYYADYRKIREAVGWDARVSIRDGMKRTFDYYRANRRHYLDD, translated from the coding sequence ATGCCTCCCATGGAAACCTACGCCGGGAAGAAAACGCTGATCACGGGCGGGCTCGGGTTTATCGGCAGCAACCTGGCCCTCCGGCTCGTGGAGCTGGGCGCCGAGGTGACGCTCGTGGATTCCATGATCCCCTCCCACGGCGGCAACCTCTTCAACATCGAGCCCGTGCGCGGCCGGGTGAACGTGAACATTTCCGACGTGCGGGACGCCCACGGGCTGGAATACCTCGTGCGCGGGCAGGATTTCATCTTCAACCTCGCGGGCCAGGTCAGCCACATCGAGAGCATGACCGATCCCATGACGGACCTCGAAATCAACTCCCGAAGCCAGCTCTCGCTGCTCGAGGTCGCGCGGCACCGGAACCCGGACGTGCGCATCGTCTTTACGGGCACGCGCCAGGTGTACGGCAAGCCGGAATACCTGCCCGTGGATGAGAAGCACCCGGTCGCGTTCACCGACGTCAACGGCGTGAACAACTTCGCGGGCGAGTCGTTTCACCGGCTCTACCACGATGTCTACGGGATCCGCGCCTGCGTACTGCGCCTGACCAACACCTACGGCCCGCGCCAGCTCATCCGGCACAGCCGCCAGGGCTTCATCGCCTGGTTCATCCGGAACCTCCTCGACGGGAAGCCAATCCAAGTCTTCGGCGACGGCACCCAGGTCCGCGACCTGAACTACGTCGACGACGTGGTGGAGGCCTTGCTCCAGGTCGGGCAGAACGACCGGTGCTGGGGCCAGGTCTATAACCTGGGCGCGCCGGAGCACATCTCGCTCTGGGACCTCGCCCACCTCATGGTCGAAGTCAGCGGCGCCCGCGTGCCGATCGAGAAGGTCCCCTTCCCGCCCGAGAAAAAACGGATCGACATCGGCGACTACTACGCCGACTACCGGAAAATCCGCGAGGCGGTCGGTTGGGACGCGCGCGTGTCCATCCGGGACGGCATGAAAAGAACCTTCGACTACTATCGCGCGAACCGGCGGCACTATCTCGATGATTGA
- a CDS encoding NAD-dependent epimerase/dehydratase family protein, giving the protein MSVITSKILVTGAGGFVGGQLVRELVSRGAAVRAMVRHPDKAGFLKDLGVELVQANMKETASLARAVEGVGGVCHIAALFREAGLPDSEYHKVNVEGTQSLLEAAIAAGVRRFIHCSTVGVLGHIENPPADENTPYNPGDVYQRSKMEGEKIALDYFRSGRISGVVIRPAMIWGPGDTRTLKMFRMIARGRFFYVGRGRASVHFIDVRDLARAFVLALEHDERHGEIYIIAGRQALPLRSLAEAIASRLAVRPPRLCLPVKPMQWLGSACEALCTPLGISPPLYRRRVDFYTKSRSFNGTKAERDLGFRPAQGLVEEVGDIIEDYKERGWL; this is encoded by the coding sequence ATGAGCGTTATTACGTCAAAAATCCTGGTCACCGGGGCGGGCGGGTTCGTCGGCGGGCAGCTCGTTCGGGAACTGGTTTCCCGGGGCGCGGCGGTCCGCGCCATGGTTCGCCACCCGGACAAGGCCGGGTTCCTCAAGGACCTCGGCGTGGAACTCGTCCAGGCCAACATGAAGGAGACCGCGAGCCTCGCCCGGGCCGTCGAGGGGGTGGGGGGGGTCTGCCACATCGCGGCCCTCTTCCGCGAGGCGGGCCTGCCGGATTCCGAGTATCACAAGGTCAATGTCGAGGGCACGCAATCCCTGCTCGAGGCCGCGATCGCCGCCGGCGTCCGGCGCTTCATCCACTGCTCCACGGTCGGCGTGCTCGGGCACATCGAGAACCCGCCGGCCGACGAGAATACGCCTTACAATCCCGGCGACGTGTACCAACGAAGCAAGATGGAAGGCGAGAAGATCGCGCTGGACTACTTCCGCTCCGGCAGGATCTCCGGCGTGGTGATCCGGCCGGCGATGATCTGGGGGCCGGGCGATACGCGCACCCTCAAGATGTTCCGCATGATCGCGCGCGGCCGGTTCTTCTACGTCGGGCGCGGCAGGGCGTCGGTCCATTTCATCGACGTCCGCGACCTGGCGCGCGCCTTCGTCCTGGCCCTGGAACACGACGAGCGCCACGGCGAGATCTACATCATCGCCGGGCGCCAGGCGCTGCCCCTGCGGTCGCTCGCGGAGGCCATCGCAAGCCGCCTGGCCGTGCGGCCGCCGCGCCTCTGCCTGCCGGTCAAGCCCATGCAGTGGCTGGGCTCGGCCTGCGAGGCCCTCTGCACGCCGCTCGGGATTTCGCCGCCGCTCTACCGGCGGCGGGTGGATTTCTACACCAAGAGCCGGAGTTTCAACGGGACCAAGGCGGAGCGCGATCTGGGCTTCCGGCCCGCGCAGGGCCTGGTCGAGGAAGTGGGCGACATCATAGAGGATTACAAGGAACGCGGCTGGCTCTGA
- a CDS encoding radical SAM protein, translating to MSSLINLARKQVVNYRYFSAYTIPQFLRDVALLPWDMRRKDGRSSRVLNLALFVTLRCNAQCAMCNLSELLNQKGNADMPFDRIERLLDEVAPQRPGIILFGGEPFVRKDIVELVQAVKKRKMPVGLFTNGLLLNEELAGRLVEARLDYIAFSLQGTRDVHDRILAVPGAYDKMVSHIREFVRIRPRRTKVITHTTICEHNLEDLERVAETALGLGVDLVRFGHPTFYSPAEGAVCTRALKTAFPDEPRIHATSWIYDVTEMAERYLDRITAFQRAFGRRVAFTPVLSAEELRSWYSPTFRSKRHCLFAWRALFIRPDGEAHPCESISFRMGNVFEEGFFKVWNGPRYTAFRKALQKGLFPACARCCKL from the coding sequence ATGAGCAGCCTCATCAACCTGGCCAGGAAACAAGTCGTCAACTACCGCTATTTCAGCGCGTACACCATTCCGCAGTTTTTGCGGGACGTGGCCCTACTCCCCTGGGATATGCGCCGGAAGGACGGACGGAGCTCGCGCGTCCTGAATCTCGCCCTCTTTGTGACGCTGCGGTGCAACGCGCAATGCGCGATGTGCAACCTGTCGGAACTGCTGAACCAGAAGGGCAACGCCGACATGCCCTTCGACCGGATCGAACGCCTTCTCGACGAGGTGGCGCCGCAGCGGCCGGGCATCATCCTCTTCGGGGGCGAGCCGTTCGTGCGCAAGGACATCGTCGAATTGGTGCAGGCGGTGAAGAAACGGAAAATGCCGGTGGGCCTGTTCACCAACGGGCTCCTGCTGAACGAGGAACTGGCCGGACGTCTCGTCGAGGCCAGGCTGGACTACATCGCGTTTTCCCTGCAGGGCACGCGGGATGTTCACGACCGAATTCTCGCCGTACCCGGCGCGTACGACAAGATGGTGTCCCACATCCGGGAGTTTGTCCGGATCCGCCCGCGCCGGACAAAGGTAATCACCCACACCACGATCTGCGAGCACAACCTGGAAGACCTGGAACGCGTCGCCGAAACCGCGTTGGGCCTGGGCGTGGACCTCGTACGCTTCGGGCACCCGACCTTCTACTCCCCCGCGGAAGGCGCGGTCTGTACCCGGGCATTGAAAACCGCCTTCCCCGACGAGCCCCGCATCCACGCGACCAGCTGGATCTACGACGTCACGGAAATGGCCGAGCGCTACCTGGATCGCATCACGGCCTTCCAGCGCGCGTTCGGCCGGCGGGTCGCCTTCACCCCCGTGCTCTCCGCGGAAGAGCTGCGCTCATGGTATTCCCCCACGTTCCGGTCAAAGCGGCACTGCCTTTTCGCCTGGCGCGCCCTCTTCATCCGGCCGGACGGCGAGGCGCACCCCTGCGAATCGATTTCCTTCCGGATGGGCAACGTGTTCGAGGAGGGGTTCTTCAAGGTCTGGAACGGCCCGCGCTACACAGCGTTCCGGAAGGCCCTGCAAAAAGGGCTCTTCCCCGCCTGCGCGCGCTGCTGCAAGCTGTAG
- a CDS encoding glycosyltransferase family 2 protein, whose translation MNKELSVVIPVYNGERTVGLVVEDILQSLDDVLLEIVLVNDGSPDGSGKVCEDLVARHAPRVKYVELSRNFTEHNAVMAGLQHTSGAYVVEMDDDCQNPAPEVRRMLDEIRKGYDVVYSYYEKKHHHFLRNLGSWFNDRVATIMLKKPRDLYLCSFKLMNRFLVDEIGRCTNPYPYIDGLIFQITTRIGKVRVEHKERERGRSNYTVGKLVGLWLNMFINFSILPLRLATYTGFVMAACGLVLGIVSVVERLVRPDLPHGFASLIVSILLIGGIQCFLLGMLGEYLGRLFLSVNRKPQFVVRKKLGWD comes from the coding sequence ATGAACAAGGAATTGAGCGTCGTCATTCCCGTCTACAACGGCGAGCGGACCGTCGGCCTCGTGGTCGAGGACATCCTCCAGTCGCTGGACGACGTCCTGCTGGAGATCGTGCTGGTCAACGACGGCAGTCCGGACGGCAGCGGGAAGGTCTGCGAGGACCTGGTGGCGCGGCACGCCCCGCGCGTGAAATACGTCGAGCTCTCGCGCAACTTCACCGAGCACAACGCCGTCATGGCCGGGCTCCAGCACACGTCGGGCGCGTACGTGGTCGAGATGGACGACGACTGCCAGAACCCGGCGCCCGAGGTCCGGCGGATGCTCGACGAGATCCGGAAGGGCTACGACGTGGTGTATTCCTACTACGAGAAGAAGCACCACCATTTCCTCCGGAACCTCGGGAGCTGGTTCAACGACCGCGTGGCCACGATCATGCTCAAGAAGCCGCGCGACCTGTACCTGTGCAGCTTCAAGCTCATGAACCGCTTCCTCGTCGACGAGATCGGCCGCTGCACGAACCCGTACCCCTACATCGACGGGCTGATCTTCCAGATCACGACAAGGATCGGGAAGGTCCGGGTCGAGCACAAGGAGCGCGAGCGGGGCCGCAGCAACTACACGGTGGGCAAGCTGGTCGGGCTCTGGCTCAACATGTTCATCAACTTCTCGATCCTTCCGCTGCGGCTCGCCACCTACACCGGATTTGTCATGGCCGCGTGCGGTCTCGTGCTGGGCATCGTATCGGTCGTGGAGCGCCTGGTCCGGCCCGACCTGCCCCACGGGTTTGCCTCGCTGATCGTTTCCATCCTGCTGATCGGCGGCATCCAGTGCTTCCTGCTGGGCATGCTCGGGGAATACCTGGGCCGCCTGTTCCTCTCGGTCAACCGCAAGCCGCAGTTCGTCGTGCGCAAGAAACTGGGCTGGGACTGA
- a CDS encoding glycosyltransferase family 39 protein, giving the protein MKRDVWLILALTVVFAVTGGAPYFHPDGLVDEAVTALDHRGRTGFFWYPGFIIYLNATVYGALRGLSRLFGGPGDWDALGDALDALPGLSFNTPGHLVTVAFAFLGALAAYLVVRRLTGSRGPALFAAGLLAVSLLWVRNAHYVTPDVPLASLCLLTVYATLVAVGAGAPFARRHLVLLGVCLGLVAATKYNGAVVALPVGLAMLWSYRGRYPRMIGDGLLLGAVAIAVFAALNPYLFIDWKTAHEQFLFLANEFSVGKLGFEIESGWRHHLADSLYHGYGPVPMLLAAIGIIRVLAGRDIRARDKAVLLAFPVVFFLLMGHENVSFARHIVPILPFVAVLSALGGAWVFETARRCVPERALPWVLLALVLLALVPGARQSARHNALLAAGDTRQDLVQLLRSASNLPTVNVYAGYYGKRDVRKGRLPFRHFVMSSTTFKEKRDPIRGVFHHPLDIIVLDSFSHDRLLRPDGSRTEAPAPGEFEDLRVLQISPFRIDKTQVPLTSESIYSPSLPDMRYRRRAGPFIEIYCRAGPVADGLRAALERSGVPGAWRPGREGYYFNRAGGPIELR; this is encoded by the coding sequence ATGAAAAGGGATGTCTGGCTGATCCTGGCCTTGACCGTCGTTTTTGCAGTGACCGGGGGGGCGCCGTATTTCCATCCGGACGGACTCGTGGATGAGGCGGTGACCGCGCTCGACCACCGTGGACGCACGGGCTTTTTCTGGTACCCCGGGTTCATCATATACCTGAATGCCACCGTCTATGGCGCGCTGCGCGGGCTAAGCCGGCTCTTCGGCGGGCCCGGGGATTGGGACGCGCTGGGGGACGCCCTGGACGCGCTGCCCGGCCTGTCCTTCAACACGCCGGGCCATCTGGTCACGGTGGCGTTCGCCTTCCTCGGCGCCCTGGCGGCCTATCTCGTGGTCCGCCGGTTGACCGGCAGCCGCGGCCCGGCCCTGTTCGCGGCGGGCCTGCTGGCCGTCTCGCTGCTCTGGGTGCGCAACGCGCACTATGTCACGCCCGACGTTCCGCTGGCCTCGCTCTGCCTGCTCACCGTGTACGCGACGCTCGTCGCCGTCGGGGCCGGCGCCCCGTTCGCGCGCCGGCACCTCGTGCTCCTGGGCGTGTGCCTGGGACTGGTGGCCGCGACGAAATACAACGGCGCAGTCGTGGCGCTGCCCGTGGGACTGGCCATGCTCTGGTCCTACCGGGGCCGCTATCCCCGGATGATCGGCGACGGGCTGCTGCTGGGCGCCGTGGCGATCGCGGTGTTCGCGGCGCTGAACCCGTACCTGTTCATCGACTGGAAGACGGCGCACGAGCAGTTCCTGTTTCTTGCCAACGAGTTCAGCGTCGGCAAGCTGGGCTTCGAAATCGAGAGCGGCTGGCGGCACCACCTGGCCGACTCGCTCTACCACGGCTACGGGCCGGTGCCGATGCTCCTGGCGGCCATCGGAATCATCCGGGTGCTGGCGGGCCGCGATATCCGCGCGCGGGACAAGGCCGTGCTGTTGGCCTTCCCGGTCGTCTTCTTCCTGCTCATGGGCCACGAGAATGTTTCGTTTGCCCGGCACATCGTGCCGATCCTGCCGTTCGTCGCCGTCCTCTCGGCGCTGGGCGGGGCCTGGGTGTTCGAGACGGCGCGCCGCTGCGTGCCGGAGCGCGCTCTCCCGTGGGTCCTGCTCGCCCTGGTCCTGCTGGCGCTGGTCCCGGGCGCCCGGCAGTCGGCCCGGCACAACGCGCTGCTCGCGGCGGGAGATACGCGGCAGGACCTGGTGCAGTTGCTGCGCTCGGCGTCGAATCTGCCGACGGTCAACGTGTATGCCGGCTACTACGGCAAGCGCGATGTGCGCAAGGGCCGCCTGCCGTTCCGGCATTTCGTCATGAGCAGCACGACTTTCAAGGAAAAGCGCGATCCAATCCGCGGCGTCTTTCACCACCCCCTGGATATCATCGTGCTCGACAGCTTTTCCCACGACCGGCTCCTGCGGCCGGACGGCAGCCGCACGGAAGCCCCCGCGCCCGGCGAGTTCGAGGATTTACGCGTGCTGCAAATCAGTCCTTTCCGGATCGACAAGACGCAGGTGCCCCTGACGTCGGAATCCATCTATTCTCCCTCGCTGCCGGACATGCGGTATCGCCGGCGCGCCGGCCCGTTCATTGAAATCTATTGCAGGGCCGGACCGGTGGCCGACGGCCTTCGCGCGGCCCTCGAACGCTCGGGCGTGCCCGGAGCGTGGCGCCCCGGCCGCGAGGGATACTACTTCAACCGCGCCGGCGGCCCCATCGAACTGCGCTGA
- a CDS encoding glycosyltransferase family 39 protein has translation MVVLVGGLLAHAAWVLVGHLRADNPGNLDDSAGLVFDAPSKCHNARTRVLFGAWRTDEWTPYLHSPLHTLLMAGVFKAFGVGYVQMRWPGALAAFLSLGLLYLILRPYHRGAAWLAVALGAVNHVFLLYGRSGLLEPVLTFFMLAAVWLLGCGYRADLDPAAARRASWCFALAAMMTAFAFLTKAISSYFVLVTVAVLLLQPPARRRNVWLFLAVLALFAAAYLLFFVPANRQFLARETAHWAGRAMETDPWRTWARQPFFVDMRSAWILMVLAFLAVPFCLRRADSAEDRARAVPVLLMALVLLVGSQFLAFVQYRPLRYYLPLVPCVIALASVAAARLADWAADPVPHRRFTWPRLLLAWALGAYVFMLGVMQPVQANLPAEKRMPYELRLALGAAVALALMLLWRGTGRRLVRSARIRFAAAVAVPGILLVVYAIGNMDRNLYWTHRTENSMYDFSRMLGRDYRQAVFAGSSPTFLALENRHRSLKVTFYGINQKSMRRGRVTHLMLAPGPEGLEEIRKTFPDLAPNAPPLERIQVSGYVHDLYAVRLLPLEAGVPRREPGGAWSVEVRNPDPHSPQSVSLVALAEADGRRACLGCDEKNILPLTVARFAVAAPERPAGPVDMYLVPRHAWWPEPEEAAGRNARRLHDARAWNMRAWRLKPSSRAPASEESYVGTALAEKKPSLVGVRVRGGADPAGELRLEEWQDGQVVGRHILPADRLSPDAYFTFIAAAQGAPDRLRLVSRGRAARWVNGFLVLPADRLKGMAVARAGE, from the coding sequence ATGGTCGTACTGGTGGGAGGCCTGCTGGCCCATGCCGCCTGGGTGCTCGTCGGACACTTGCGCGCGGATAATCCCGGCAACCTGGACGATTCCGCGGGCCTGGTCTTCGACGCGCCCTCCAAGTGCCACAACGCCCGCACGCGCGTGTTGTTCGGCGCCTGGCGCACGGACGAATGGACGCCGTACCTTCATAGCCCGCTCCACACGCTGCTGATGGCCGGCGTCTTCAAGGCGTTCGGGGTCGGTTACGTCCAGATGCGCTGGCCGGGCGCTCTGGCCGCGTTTCTTTCGCTCGGCCTGCTCTATCTCATCCTGCGGCCGTACCACCGCGGCGCGGCCTGGCTGGCCGTGGCGCTTGGGGCCGTGAACCATGTCTTCCTCCTGTACGGCCGCTCCGGGCTGCTCGAGCCGGTGTTGACTTTCTTCATGTTGGCCGCCGTTTGGCTGCTGGGCTGCGGGTATCGCGCGGACCTTGATCCCGCCGCCGCGCGCCGCGCCTCGTGGTGTTTCGCGCTGGCCGCGATGATGACCGCCTTCGCCTTCCTGACCAAGGCCATCAGTTCCTACTTCGTGCTCGTCACGGTCGCAGTCCTTCTCCTGCAGCCGCCCGCGCGCCGGAGAAACGTGTGGCTGTTCCTGGCGGTCCTGGCCCTGTTCGCCGCGGCCTACCTGCTCTTCTTCGTCCCGGCCAACCGCCAGTTCCTGGCGCGGGAGACCGCCCACTGGGCGGGCCGGGCGATGGAGACCGATCCCTGGAGAACCTGGGCCCGGCAGCCGTTTTTCGTGGATATGCGGTCCGCGTGGATCCTGATGGTCCTGGCCTTTCTCGCCGTGCCCTTCTGCCTGCGGCGGGCGGATTCCGCCGAAGACCGCGCCCGCGCCGTCCCCGTGCTGCTGATGGCCCTCGTGCTGCTCGTCGGCAGCCAGTTCCTTGCTTTCGTGCAGTACCGCCCCTTGCGATACTATCTCCCCCTGGTTCCCTGCGTCATCGCGCTGGCCTCCGTCGCCGCCGCGCGGCTGGCGGACTGGGCCGCGGATCCCGTCCCGCACCGGCGTTTCACGTGGCCCCGGCTCCTGCTGGCGTGGGCTCTCGGCGCCTACGTGTTCATGCTCGGCGTCATGCAGCCTGTTCAGGCCAACTTGCCCGCGGAAAAACGGATGCCCTATGAACTGCGCCTGGCGCTCGGCGCCGCGGTCGCCCTGGCGCTGATGCTCCTCTGGCGCGGGACGGGCCGCCGCCTGGTGCGCTCCGCCCGGATCCGCTTCGCGGCCGCCGTGGCCGTTCCCGGCATCCTCCTCGTGGTCTATGCCATCGGGAACATGGACCGGAACCTGTACTGGACGCACAGGACTGAAAACTCCATGTATGATTTCAGCCGGATGCTGGGACGGGACTACCGGCAGGCCGTCTTCGCCGGCAGCAGCCCGACCTTTCTTGCGCTGGAAAACCGGCATCGTTCCCTGAAGGTTACCTTTTACGGAATCAACCAGAAGAGCATGCGCCGCGGGCGGGTCACGCACCTGATGCTCGCGCCCGGTCCCGAAGGCCTGGAGGAAATCCGGAAGACCTTTCCTGATCTGGCGCCCAATGCGCCGCCGCTGGAGCGCATCCAGGTCAGCGGGTATGTCCATGACCTGTACGCGGTGCGTCTGCTCCCGCTCGAAGCCGGGGTCCCCCGGCGGGAGCCGGGCGGCGCCTGGTCGGTCGAGGTGCGCAATCCCGATCCGCACAGCCCCCAGTCGGTCAGCCTGGTCGCGCTCGCCGAGGCGGACGGTCGCCGCGCGTGCCTGGGTTGCGACGAGAAGAACATCCTTCCTCTTACCGTCGCGCGGTTTGCAGTCGCCGCGCCGGAGAGGCCGGCCGGCCCGGTGGACATGTACTTGGTGCCGCGCCACGCCTGGTGGCCTGAACCGGAGGAGGCCGCCGGCCGGAATGCGCGGCGCCTGCACGATGCCCGGGCCTGGAACATGCGGGCCTGGCGGCTGAAGCCCTCGTCGCGGGCCCCGGCGTCCGAGGAGAGCTACGTAGGGACGGCCCTGGCGGAAAAGAAACCATCCCTGGTCGGCGTGCGCGTGCGCGGCGGCGCGGACCCGGCCGGCGAACTCCGCCTGGAAGAGTGGCAGGACGGCCAGGTGGTCGGCCGGCACATTCTTCCCGCCGATCGGTTGTCGCCGGACGCGTACTTCACGTTCATCGCGGCGGCGCAGGGCGCGCCGGACCGGCTGCGCCTGGTCTCGCGCGGCCGCGCGGCGCGCTGGGTGAACGGGTTCCTTGTTCTGCCCGCGGACCGGCTGAAAGGCATGGCGGTGGCGCGCGCCGGCGAATAG
- a CDS encoding DegT/DnrJ/EryC1/StrS family aminotransferase: MIEFFDNRPQNRDLRRALHEALDRVADSGQLILGPEVARFEKEFARWNGSAHAVGVANGTDALVLVLKALGIGPGDEVVTVANTAIPTVNAIRQAGARPVFADIREDTWLLDPDDLARRITARTRAVIPVHLYGNPADLPAILAVSREAGVPVIEDCAQAHGAEMAGKRVGNLGAAGCFSFYPTKNLGALGDGGLITAGDHALAEKLRRGRFYGYDTERLSQEVGQNSRLDELQAAFLLEKLARLDGWIARRRSIAEFYRAALPDRAACQRTTPGGAHAYHLFVVRAKNREALREALRRRGVATAIHYPVPVFEHPAYRDLNHDLPVTRAVARENVSLPLYPDMTDEDARRAAEAAAEALAEDSA, from the coding sequence ATGATTGAGTTTTTCGACAACCGCCCGCAAAACCGGGACCTCCGCCGGGCGCTGCACGAGGCCCTCGACCGCGTGGCGGATTCGGGACAGCTGATCCTTGGCCCGGAGGTCGCCCGTTTCGAAAAGGAATTCGCCCGCTGGAACGGCTCCGCCCACGCCGTCGGCGTGGCCAACGGGACCGACGCCCTGGTCCTCGTCCTGAAGGCCCTCGGCATCGGGCCGGGTGACGAGGTTGTGACCGTGGCCAACACGGCCATCCCCACGGTCAACGCCATCCGCCAGGCCGGCGCGCGCCCCGTCTTCGCCGATATCCGCGAGGACACCTGGCTTCTGGACCCGGACGACCTGGCCCGGCGGATCACCGCCCGCACGCGCGCGGTGATCCCCGTCCACCTCTACGGCAACCCGGCCGACCTGCCCGCGATCCTGGCCGTATCCCGGGAAGCCGGGGTGCCCGTGATCGAGGACTGCGCCCAGGCGCACGGGGCGGAGATGGCCGGAAAACGCGTCGGCAACCTGGGCGCCGCGGGCTGCTTCAGTTTTTACCCCACCAAGAACCTCGGCGCGCTCGGCGACGGCGGGCTGATCACCGCCGGGGACCACGCGCTGGCGGAGAAACTGCGGCGGGGGCGCTTCTACGGATATGACACGGAACGCCTGTCGCAGGAGGTCGGGCAGAACAGCCGGCTCGACGAATTGCAGGCCGCGTTCCTGCTCGAAAAACTGGCCCGGCTGGACGGCTGGATCGCCCGGCGGCGCTCGATCGCGGAGTTCTATCGCGCCGCCCTGCCGGACCGCGCCGCCTGCCAGCGGACGACGCCCGGCGGCGCACACGCCTACCACTTGTTCGTGGTCCGCGCGAAGAACCGCGAGGCGCTGCGGGAAGCCCTGCGCCGGCGCGGCGTCGCCACGGCCATCCATTACCCCGTCCCCGTTTTCGAGCATCCGGCCTACCGGGACCTGAACCACGACCTGCCGGTCACCCGGGCCGTCGCGCGCGAGAACGTCAGCCTCCCGCTGTATCCCGACATGACGGACGAGGACGCCCGCCGCGCGGCCGAGGCCGCGGCGGAAGCCCTCGCGGAGGATTCGGCATGA